The following coding sequences are from one Kosakonia sp. H02 window:
- the ruvA gene encoding Holliday junction branch migration protein RuvA, translated as MIGRLRGIIVEKQPPLVVLEVGGVGYEVHMPMTCFYELPDAGKEAIVFTQFVVREDAQLLYGFNNKQERTLFRELIKTNGVGPKLALAILSGMSAQQFVNAVEREDPAALVKLPGIGKKTAERLIVEMKDRFKGLHGDLFTPAADLVLTSPASPATDDAEQEAVAALVALGYKPQEASRMISKIARPDANSETLIREALRAAL; from the coding sequence GTGATAGGCAGACTCAGAGGCATCATTGTAGAAAAACAACCCCCATTGGTTGTGCTGGAAGTCGGGGGCGTAGGGTATGAAGTCCATATGCCGATGACCTGTTTCTATGAATTGCCGGACGCCGGCAAAGAGGCAATCGTCTTCACTCAGTTTGTGGTACGTGAAGATGCGCAACTGCTGTACGGGTTTAACAACAAACAAGAACGCACCCTGTTTCGTGAACTGATCAAAACCAACGGCGTAGGGCCAAAGCTGGCGCTGGCGATTTTATCCGGCATGTCGGCGCAGCAATTTGTTAACGCCGTTGAACGCGAAGATCCCGCAGCGCTGGTCAAACTGCCGGGCATCGGTAAGAAAACGGCAGAGCGCCTGATTGTTGAGATGAAAGACCGCTTTAAAGGCCTGCATGGCGATCTCTTTACGCCAGCCGCCGATCTGGTACTGACTTCACCTGCAAGCCCGGCAACAGATGACGCAGAACAAGAAGCGGTTGCCGCGCTGGTGGCGCTGGGCTATAAACCTCAGGAAGCCAGCCGGATGATAAGCAAAATCGCCCGTCCGGACGCCAACAGTGAAACCCTGATCCGTGAAGCGCTGCGCGCGGCATTGTGA